A window of Pusillimonas sp. T7-7 contains these coding sequences:
- a CDS encoding TRAP transporter large permease: MLTTSIVLFMAVLLAIGTPVGLAMAAAGAAGLYAMGGTGLMLGILETSPFSAASSYELITIPMFLLMAEFVILSGVADNLFKAAATCVGRVPGGLGMATALAGAGFGAISGSSTASAATLSATTIPAMLKQGYEPKIACGVVAISGTLAMLVPPSIALVLYGIIADVSIGQLLVGGVIPGILVTLTIMATVYVLIQLDPSRAPKGQAYSLREKLSSLRVVGAMLFLFMAVTGLIYTGVATPTEASGIGAFGAFLLACHARTVNLKTLNTALTRAAHTSCMIVLIILGAHVFGYFFTLTQSTQDIIQWVSELDVSRWVVMAMILFGYIVLGCVMDQIAILILTVPIVLPLVLSLGFDPVWFGVIVIVTAEVGMVTPPVGLNAFVVARYTGRPLSEIFLGVMPHVFAHILIIALFVAFPQIILWLPSTMR; this comes from the coding sequence ATGCTGACGACCTCCATAGTCCTTTTTATGGCTGTATTGCTGGCTATCGGCACTCCTGTAGGTTTGGCTATGGCTGCTGCTGGCGCCGCCGGCTTGTACGCCATGGGCGGAACGGGTCTGATGCTGGGCATACTGGAAACCAGCCCGTTTTCGGCAGCCAGCTCCTACGAGCTGATTACCATACCCATGTTCTTGTTAATGGCGGAGTTCGTCATTTTAAGTGGCGTTGCCGATAATCTGTTCAAGGCCGCCGCAACATGTGTAGGCCGCGTGCCAGGCGGGCTGGGCATGGCGACGGCTTTGGCGGGTGCCGGTTTTGGCGCCATATCGGGCTCCAGCACCGCCTCGGCGGCCACCTTGTCGGCCACCACCATACCCGCCATGCTCAAGCAAGGCTATGAGCCCAAGATCGCCTGCGGTGTAGTGGCGATTTCCGGGACGCTTGCAATGCTGGTGCCGCCCAGCATTGCATTGGTGCTGTACGGCATCATTGCCGACGTCAGTATCGGGCAGCTCTTGGTCGGGGGGGTGATTCCGGGCATATTGGTCACGCTGACCATCATGGCTACGGTATATGTCCTGATCCAGCTCGATCCATCGCGAGCGCCAAAAGGGCAGGCATACAGCTTGCGTGAAAAACTATCGTCGCTGCGTGTTGTTGGCGCAATGCTGTTCCTGTTCATGGCGGTAACCGGGCTGATTTATACGGGCGTGGCTACCCCAACCGAGGCTTCTGGAATAGGCGCATTTGGAGCCTTTCTGCTGGCTTGCCATGCACGTACGGTTAACTTGAAGACTCTCAATACGGCGTTGACGCGCGCCGCGCATACCAGCTGCATGATCGTGCTGATCATATTGGGTGCGCATGTCTTCGGTTACTTCTTCACGCTCACGCAAAGTACTCAAGACATCATCCAATGGGTGTCTGAGCTGGATGTTTCACGCTGGGTGGTCATGGCGATGATCCTGTTCGGCTATATCGTGCTGGGCTGCGTGATGGATCAGATCGCCATCTTGATCCTGACGGTGCCCATCGTGCTGCCGCTGGTCCTGTCGCTGGGTTTTGATCCTGTCTGGTTCGGCGTCATTGTGATTGTGACCGCAGAGGTGGGCATGGTGACGCCTCCGGTAGGGCTGAATGCTTTCGTTGTCGCCCGGTACACCGGCCGTCCGCTATCGGAAATCTTTTTGGGTGTTATGCCGCATGTGTTCGCGCATATTCTCATCATTGCGCTGTTCGTGGCATTTCCGCAAATCATTTTATGGCTGCCCTCGACCATGAGGTAG
- the dctP gene encoding TRAP transporter substrate-binding protein DctP, with the protein MKIKAIHCSTLAISLGLGLGMSSVANAADTITLRVADSFPTGHYIPDALTKPFMEEVERKTNNAVKFEYYPGQQLGKAKDMLSLTQSGVADIAYVAPSFVSDKMPLAAVAELPGNFTTSCEGTVAYWKLAQEGGILDEKEFKPLGIHVLFTLVLPPYQVFLGHGELKNIASIQGMKIRTSGGAKDIAARKLGAVSIQMATPEVHEALSRGTIDGMLFPYSSIISYDLQNMVKYSTVGENFGSFIVNYAISEKKWKALSPEIQKAMTEVGNAVTAKACEVSQERESSDMKKIEAAGDKLVTLSAADKKTVSELMSTVGTEWAQELDKRGKAGTEVLNTFKEALK; encoded by the coding sequence ATGAAAATAAAAGCAATTCATTGCAGCACCCTGGCGATCTCGCTAGGGCTGGGGCTTGGCATGTCGTCGGTAGCCAATGCTGCAGATACGATCACTTTACGCGTGGCTGATTCGTTTCCCACGGGACACTATATTCCCGATGCGCTGACCAAGCCTTTTATGGAAGAGGTTGAACGCAAGACGAATAATGCTGTCAAGTTCGAATATTACCCGGGCCAGCAACTGGGCAAGGCAAAGGACATGCTCTCACTGACACAGTCGGGCGTAGCTGATATTGCTTATGTTGCACCGTCATTTGTCAGCGACAAGATGCCTTTGGCGGCTGTTGCAGAATTGCCCGGCAACTTTACGACCTCGTGCGAAGGAACCGTGGCTTATTGGAAGCTGGCCCAAGAGGGCGGCATTCTGGACGAGAAGGAATTCAAGCCACTGGGCATACATGTGTTGTTCACCCTTGTTCTGCCGCCATACCAAGTATTTCTGGGGCATGGTGAACTCAAGAACATTGCAAGTATCCAGGGCATGAAGATACGAACCAGTGGCGGAGCGAAAGATATCGCTGCGCGCAAGCTGGGCGCCGTATCCATCCAGATGGCAACACCCGAGGTGCACGAAGCCTTGTCGCGCGGGACGATCGACGGCATGTTGTTTCCGTATTCAAGCATCATCTCCTACGACCTGCAAAACATGGTCAAGTATTCCACTGTGGGCGAGAACTTCGGCAGCTTTATCGTTAACTACGCCATCAGCGAAAAAAAGTGGAAAGCCTTATCGCCTGAAATTCAGAAGGCCATGACCGAAGTCGGCAATGCCGTAACAGCCAAGGCTTGCGAAGTATCACAGGAACGCGAATCTTCAGACATGAAGAAAATAGAGGCGGCGGGCGACAAGCTGGTGACGCTGTCTGCCGCCGACAAGAAAACCGTTTCTGAACTGATGAGTACCGTCGGTACGGAATGGGCTCAAGAGCTGGACAAGCGTGGCAAGGCGGGCACTGAAGTTCTCAACACATTCAAAGAGGCACTCAAGTGA
- the dctP gene encoding TRAP transporter substrate-binding protein DctP, producing the protein MKKALISGLAALTACGMFAPSIAAAERTLRVADSLPVGHFFAEYATKYWMEEVTKATGGEIKFNYYPAEQLGKAKDLLALTQSGVVDVGYVVPSYASDKMPLTAVAELPGSFDTSCAATLAYSKLARNDGILAKKEFEPNGVRLMFTLVLPPYQVFTGGKPLTNIKSIEGLKLRTAGGAMDATVRSFGGVPVRMAAPELYESLSRGTVDGMLFPYASLISYDLPGITKYGTTGENFGSAVLTYVISEKLWKTFSPEVQKAISEVGEKTTQRVCSMTDDDTARDIETIRSKGVTFVHFEGEDRKVIETNMAAVSKEWAEKLDQRGKPGSEVLQAFHDALKAQ; encoded by the coding sequence GTGAAAAAAGCACTTATTTCGGGCTTGGCCGCGCTGACGGCTTGCGGCATGTTTGCCCCTTCGATAGCGGCTGCAGAACGGACATTGCGAGTGGCTGACTCGCTGCCAGTGGGCCATTTTTTCGCTGAGTACGCCACCAAGTATTGGATGGAAGAGGTCACCAAGGCAACAGGTGGTGAAATCAAGTTCAACTACTATCCCGCCGAGCAATTGGGCAAGGCCAAGGATTTGCTGGCCTTGACGCAGTCTGGCGTAGTTGATGTCGGGTATGTCGTTCCATCGTATGCCTCAGACAAAATGCCCTTGACCGCCGTGGCTGAACTGCCCGGCAGTTTTGACACCTCGTGCGCCGCCACGCTGGCTTATTCGAAGCTGGCTCGCAACGACGGCATTTTGGCCAAGAAGGAATTCGAACCCAACGGCGTCCGGCTGATGTTCACGCTTGTGCTGCCGCCTTATCAAGTCTTTACCGGCGGCAAGCCCCTGACCAATATCAAAAGCATTGAAGGCCTGAAGCTGCGTACCGCGGGCGGGGCCATGGATGCCACCGTGCGCAGCTTTGGCGGGGTGCCGGTGCGCATGGCGGCGCCTGAGCTGTACGAATCGCTGTCTCGCGGCACAGTTGACGGCATGTTGTTTCCTTATGCCAGCCTGATTTCCTACGACTTGCCGGGCATTACCAAGTACGGCACCACCGGCGAAAACTTTGGCAGTGCGGTGCTCACTTATGTGATCAGCGAAAAGCTCTGGAAAACCTTTTCTCCTGAAGTCCAGAAAGCAATTTCCGAAGTCGGTGAAAAAACCACTCAGCGCGTTTGCAGCATGACGGACGATGACACGGCACGCGATATTGAAACCATCCGCAGCAAGGGCGTCACTTTTGTTCATTTCGAAGGTGAAGATCGCAAAGTCATAGAAACCAACATGGCCGCAGTCAGTAAAGAGTGGGCCGAAAAGCTTGATCAACGAGGCAAGCCCGGCTCCGAGGTATTGCAAGCCTTTCACGATGCATTAAAGGCTCAGTAA
- a CDS encoding acyl-CoA dehydrogenase family protein, with translation MDFSFTPEQESIRDSISKICDRFDDQYWLDKDREGGFPFELHQALARDGWLGICIPEEYGGSGLGITEAAIMMQTISQSGAGLSGASAVHMNIFGLNPVVQFGTEEQKQRMLPPLIQGKEKACFAVTEPNTGLNTTQLKVKAERQGDHYVLSGAKVWISSAQVAEKMLILARTTPLEEVKNHSDGLSLFYTTLDRNAVDVREIEKMGRKCVDSNELFIDGLKVPVEDRIGEEGKGFKYILHGMNAERILIASEAVGLGRAALRKATNYAKERVVFGRPIGQNQGIQHPLAACWMELEAANLMVFHAASLYDQGDQAGTQANAAKYLAGEAGFNACQTAVMTHGGFGYAKEYHVERYLREIMIPRIAPISPQLVLCYIAERALGLPKSY, from the coding sequence ATGGACTTTTCTTTTACACCCGAGCAAGAGTCGATACGCGACTCCATTTCAAAGATCTGCGATCGCTTCGACGATCAATACTGGCTGGATAAAGATCGCGAGGGGGGCTTCCCTTTCGAGCTGCATCAGGCTCTCGCAAGAGACGGCTGGCTGGGTATCTGCATCCCGGAGGAATATGGCGGGTCGGGCTTGGGGATAACGGAAGCGGCGATCATGATGCAGACGATCAGCCAGTCGGGGGCAGGGCTTAGCGGCGCCTCGGCAGTCCATATGAATATTTTCGGCTTGAATCCGGTTGTACAGTTTGGTACGGAGGAGCAGAAGCAGCGCATGCTTCCGCCCCTTATACAGGGCAAGGAAAAGGCATGTTTCGCCGTCACTGAGCCCAATACCGGCTTGAATACAACCCAGTTGAAAGTCAAGGCCGAGCGCCAGGGCGATCATTACGTGCTTAGCGGCGCCAAGGTCTGGATCTCCAGCGCCCAAGTGGCTGAAAAGATGCTGATCCTGGCTCGCACGACGCCTTTGGAAGAGGTCAAGAACCATAGTGATGGGCTTAGTCTGTTTTATACGACCCTGGATCGCAATGCGGTTGACGTCCGTGAAATTGAAAAAATGGGCCGTAAATGCGTGGATTCCAACGAGCTTTTTATTGATGGGCTTAAAGTGCCCGTGGAAGATCGCATAGGCGAAGAGGGCAAGGGGTTCAAGTACATCCTGCACGGTATGAATGCGGAACGCATCCTGATTGCTTCTGAAGCGGTCGGCCTTGGCCGTGCCGCGCTGCGCAAGGCGACCAACTATGCCAAGGAACGTGTCGTGTTCGGTCGGCCCATAGGGCAGAACCAAGGAATTCAACACCCGCTGGCCGCATGTTGGATGGAGCTGGAGGCAGCCAATCTGATGGTGTTCCATGCCGCATCGCTATACGACCAGGGCGATCAGGCGGGTACCCAGGCCAATGCAGCCAAGTACCTGGCTGGCGAAGCCGGCTTCAATGCCTGCCAGACCGCCGTCATGACGCACGGCGGCTTTGGCTATGCCAAGGAATATCATGTTGAACGCTATCTGCGCGAAATCATGATTCCCCGCATTGCGCCAATCAGTCCGCAGCTGGTGCTTTGTTATATCGCAGAACGGGCACTCGGTCTGCCCAAATCTTACTAA
- a CDS encoding MaoC family dehydratase — protein sequence MAGLYFEEFQVGHVFNHSLTRTVTEMDNTLFSALTMNPQPLHMDEEFSSKTEFGQRLVNSLFTLGLVIGITVTDTTLGTTIANLGMTDVNFPNPVFHGDTVHVETTVISTRLSKSRGNAGIVEFEHKGINQRGETICLCRRSAFMKCRPEAGE from the coding sequence ATGGCAGGCCTTTATTTCGAAGAGTTCCAGGTTGGTCACGTTTTCAACCATAGTCTCACACGCACGGTTACCGAGATGGACAACACCTTGTTCTCGGCCTTGACCATGAACCCGCAGCCTTTGCACATGGACGAAGAATTTTCGTCCAAGACCGAGTTCGGCCAACGACTGGTCAACAGTCTGTTTACCTTGGGGCTGGTCATAGGCATTACAGTGACCGACACCACGCTGGGCACCACAATCGCCAATCTGGGCATGACCGACGTCAACTTCCCCAATCCGGTCTTCCACGGAGATACCGTTCACGTTGAAACGACCGTGATTTCCACACGCCTCAGCAAATCGCGTGGCAACGCCGGTATTGTCGAGTTCGAACACAAGGGCATCAATCAGCGCGGGGAAACAATCTGCCTGTGCCGGCGCTCGGCCTTCATGAAGTGCCGTCCGGAGGCTGGCGAGTAA
- a CDS encoding MFS transporter, whose product MANAAEGSRGKPSSTLMAGLALALAFLFNVLGRGIGDTYIVFLLPLNTEFGWSRSELSSVYSIYMLSTGLSAPFVGLLFDRWGPRVVYAAGLSCLGMAYVLAGNLTQLWQFQLCVGIAGGIGVSALGMVPAAGLISRWYRGNTGTAIGIAYSGVGCGTLLIVPLAQYLNESMGWRSAYHVLGVGLLIILPIILFLPWRTLRAGIRPEAALDKNAPTSREQGKPQASPLRAALKTKAFWELAQIFGFTGLAMYVILVQTVAFLIEIGFAPLQAAGAFGIAGMLSVIGVSASGALADRIGYRRTVTASFISTFIGLLFLLAMTYQSSAWLLFGYIAMFGIAQGARGPIVSSLCAKIFPGRGLGTIYGTIYACMSIGAALGSLVSGVLHDMTGGYQASFYFSMISLLLAVAPFWTSATLKRFGRN is encoded by the coding sequence ATGGCAAATGCGGCAGAGGGTTCACGCGGGAAACCATCCAGCACACTCATGGCGGGCCTGGCGCTGGCGCTGGCCTTTCTGTTTAATGTTTTGGGCCGCGGTATAGGCGACACCTATATCGTATTCCTGCTGCCGCTCAATACCGAGTTCGGCTGGAGCCGTTCAGAATTATCCAGCGTTTACTCTATCTACATGCTGTCCACGGGGCTTTCCGCACCGTTCGTCGGCCTGCTTTTTGACCGCTGGGGACCCAGAGTGGTTTACGCTGCAGGCTTGTCCTGCCTGGGCATGGCTTATGTGCTTGCCGGCAACCTTACCCAGCTGTGGCAGTTCCAATTATGCGTGGGTATTGCCGGCGGCATAGGCGTGTCGGCGCTAGGTATGGTGCCGGCAGCCGGCCTTATCAGCCGCTGGTACCGGGGTAACACCGGTACTGCAATAGGTATTGCCTATTCCGGCGTAGGCTGCGGGACACTGTTGATTGTTCCGTTGGCACAATACCTGAATGAATCCATGGGTTGGCGCAGCGCCTACCATGTTCTGGGTGTTGGTCTGCTGATCATTCTTCCCATCATCCTGTTTCTGCCTTGGCGCACCTTGAGGGCAGGCATACGTCCGGAGGCCGCTCTGGATAAAAATGCGCCGACCTCGCGGGAGCAGGGTAAGCCGCAAGCAAGCCCCTTGCGCGCAGCCTTGAAAACCAAGGCGTTCTGGGAACTTGCTCAGATTTTCGGTTTTACCGGGCTGGCCATGTATGTGATTTTGGTGCAAACCGTTGCCTTCCTGATCGAGATCGGCTTTGCTCCCTTGCAGGCGGCCGGTGCATTCGGCATTGCGGGCATGCTGTCCGTCATCGGTGTTTCGGCCTCGGGGGCGCTTGCAGACAGGATAGGCTACCGCAGAACCGTTACGGCCAGCTTTATCAGCACGTTTATAGGCCTGCTTTTTCTATTGGCCATGACTTACCAGTCTTCGGCGTGGCTGCTGTTTGGCTATATTGCGATGTTCGGCATTGCACAAGGCGCCCGCGGCCCGATTGTGTCCAGCCTTTGCGCAAAGATATTTCCTGGAAGAGGACTGGGTACGATTTATGGAACCATATACGCTTGCATGTCGATAGGGGCTGCCTTGGGATCACTGGTATCCGGGGTGCTGCATGACATGACGGGCGGCTATCAGGCCAGTTTTTATTTTTCCATGATCAGCCTTTTATTGGCTGTGGCGCCGTTCTGGACGTCTGCAACACTGAAGCGCTTCGGACGTAACTGA
- a CDS encoding acyl dehydratase: MADQMMTIGHGFYWDDLELGFKFRTVARTITETDLVNFVNLSWLTEELFANAHAREDMAIKARAVPAALVYSYAEGLLTPSMQHTGLAFFNAELDVKGPTLVNDTIHVECEVIELRPGSKGNRGHVRTLNHVVNQRGDTVIQYNPLRLMKMREK; this comes from the coding sequence ATGGCGGATCAAATGATGACCATAGGGCATGGATTTTATTGGGATGACCTGGAGCTGGGGTTCAAGTTCCGCACGGTTGCCCGGACTATTACCGAGACCGACCTGGTTAATTTCGTCAATCTCAGCTGGCTGACCGAAGAACTGTTTGCCAACGCGCACGCACGTGAAGATATGGCGATCAAGGCGCGCGCCGTGCCGGCCGCCTTGGTGTATTCCTATGCTGAAGGCCTGCTGACGCCCAGCATGCAGCATACCGGCCTCGCTTTTTTCAATGCCGAGCTTGATGTCAAAGGGCCCACGCTGGTCAATGACACAATACATGTAGAGTGCGAAGTCATAGAATTGCGGCCGGGCTCCAAGGGCAATCGCGGGCATGTCCGCACGCTCAATCACGTCGTCAATCAGCGTGGAGATACCGTCATTCAGTACAACCCTTTACGTCTGATGAAAATGCGGGAAAAATAG
- the yghX gene encoding YghX family hydrolase, with translation MTRLTAKDFSPEILELYDYYVHGKITKREFLARAGKFALGGLTASAILASLRPNYAWAQQISFTDPDIAAEYIMYPSSQGHGQVRAYLVRPAKMQGKAPAVVVVHENRGLNPYIEDVARRVAKAGFIALAPDGLSSKGGYPGNDDKGRELQQQVDPVKLMNDFFAAVEFMSAYEGASGKVGITGFCYGGGVANAAAVAYPELAAAVPFYGRQADPADVPRIQAPLLLHYAENDARVNEGWPAYEAALKQHGKTYEAYIYSGTNHGFHNDSTPRYDKAAADLAWSRTVDWFNRYLKV, from the coding sequence ATGACGAGACTGACAGCCAAAGATTTTTCGCCTGAAATACTCGAGCTTTATGACTATTACGTGCACGGAAAAATCACCAAGCGTGAATTTCTTGCCCGTGCGGGCAAGTTTGCCCTGGGCGGTTTGACGGCATCGGCCATTTTGGCTTCGCTCCGTCCAAACTACGCATGGGCCCAGCAAATATCCTTTACCGACCCCGATATCGCCGCTGAGTACATCATGTATCCTTCCTCGCAAGGCCATGGCCAGGTACGGGCATATCTGGTGCGACCCGCCAAAATGCAAGGCAAGGCGCCGGCAGTTGTGGTCGTACACGAGAATCGCGGTTTGAACCCCTATATCGAAGACGTGGCGCGGCGTGTGGCCAAGGCAGGCTTCATTGCGCTCGCACCCGACGGCCTAAGTTCCAAGGGCGGTTATCCGGGCAATGACGACAAAGGGCGCGAATTGCAGCAGCAGGTCGATCCAGTAAAGCTCATGAACGACTTCTTTGCCGCTGTGGAATTCATGAGCGCCTACGAAGGCGCCAGCGGAAAAGTTGGAATAACGGGTTTCTGCTACGGAGGCGGTGTTGCCAACGCGGCTGCCGTAGCCTATCCGGAGCTCGCGGCAGCCGTTCCCTTCTACGGGCGCCAGGCTGATCCGGCTGACGTGCCGCGCATTCAAGCGCCGCTATTGCTGCACTATGCCGAAAATGATGCTCGTGTGAACGAAGGCTGGCCTGCCTACGAGGCAGCCTTGAAGCAGCACGGAAAAACCTACGAAGCCTATATTTACTCCGGTACGAACCACGGATTCCATAACGATTCGACTCCCCGCTACGATAAGGCGGCAGCCGACCTGGCCTGGAGTCGAACCGTGGATTGGTTCAATCGGTATTTGAAAGTGTAG
- a CDS encoding ATP-binding cassette domain-containing protein: MLRIDNLSKRYGDHFIFQGLTQTFPPGCMALCEEDSTGKSSLLGIIAGVIQADAGDVWIDGHSLTHASLQAKTRLAYVPENCLAFPTQTGRGLLEQVAQEKNTSVGEAVLDLAYRLGLEPHLDKRFEQMSTGTRRKVFLTAAALGEPAAVIADGPSDGLDKQARNALAQQFQIWSQDRVVLFASHDAELVKACGAKAMNVAELR; encoded by the coding sequence ATGTTACGCATCGACAATCTCAGCAAGCGCTATGGCGACCATTTCATATTCCAGGGGCTGACTCAGACGTTCCCGCCTGGTTGCATGGCGTTATGCGAAGAAGACAGCACCGGTAAATCCAGCTTGCTGGGCATCATCGCGGGCGTTATCCAAGCGGATGCGGGAGACGTGTGGATAGATGGGCATTCGCTGACTCACGCATCCTTGCAAGCCAAAACCCGCCTGGCTTATGTGCCTGAGAACTGCCTGGCATTTCCCACACAGACGGGGCGGGGATTGCTGGAGCAAGTCGCCCAGGAAAAGAACACAAGCGTAGGCGAAGCCGTGTTGGATCTGGCGTATCGATTGGGGTTGGAACCGCATCTGGACAAGCGCTTCGAGCAGATGTCCACGGGTACGCGCCGCAAAGTCTTCCTGACGGCTGCCGCCTTGGGTGAGCCAGCCGCTGTCATCGCAGACGGTCCCAGCGACGGGTTGGACAAACAGGCCCGCAACGCGCTGGCCCAACAGTTCCAGATCTGGTCCCAGGATCGCGTCGTGCTGTTCGCCAGTCACGATGCCGAACTGGTAAAGGCTTGCGGAGCAAAAGCCATGAATGTTGCCGAGCTGCGCTAA
- the gudD gene encoding glucarate dehydratase — protein MSASTPVVTALRVIPVAGYDSMLLNLSGAHAPFFTRNLVIISDSSGHTGVGEVPGGEKIRNTLEAAAALITGRPIGDYNAILTAMRTHFADQDSAGRGQQTFDLRVAIHAVTAVESAMLDLLGQYLGVPVAALLGDGQQRSAVQMLGYLFYVGDRRKTPLPYRSEPEIDDDWMRLRHEAALTPEAIVRLAEAAQARYGFQDFKLKGGVLRGEEEVEAIRALHERFPQARCTLDPNGGWLLKDAVRLTRDLHGVLAYAEDPCGAEGVFSGREVMAEFRRATGLPTATNMVATDWREMAHALSLQSIDIPLADPHFWTMSGSVRVAQTCQAFGLTWGSHSNNHFDVSLAMFTHVGAAAPGRVTAIDTHWIWQDGQRLTKEPLQIVDGYVQVPQKPGLGVELDMAEVEKAHQLYLQHGLGARDDAMAMQYLVPGWTFDAKRPCLVQ, from the coding sequence ATGTCTGCATCCACTCCTGTCGTTACTGCATTACGTGTCATCCCCGTAGCGGGGTATGACAGCATGCTGCTCAATCTTAGCGGCGCCCATGCGCCCTTCTTCACCCGCAATCTGGTCATCATTTCCGACAGCAGCGGGCACACCGGCGTGGGCGAAGTGCCCGGAGGCGAAAAAATTCGCAACACGCTCGAGGCCGCGGCGGCTCTCATTACGGGCCGGCCCATAGGCGACTACAACGCCATCCTGACCGCCATGCGGACACACTTTGCCGACCAGGACAGTGCCGGGCGCGGGCAACAAACCTTTGATCTACGTGTGGCCATCCACGCCGTAACCGCAGTAGAGTCAGCCATGTTGGACCTGTTGGGCCAGTACCTGGGGGTACCCGTGGCGGCATTGTTGGGCGACGGCCAACAGCGCAGCGCGGTACAGATGCTGGGTTACCTGTTCTACGTGGGCGACCGGCGCAAGACTCCCTTGCCTTATCGCAGCGAACCTGAAATCGACGACGACTGGATGCGCCTGCGCCACGAAGCAGCGCTCACACCTGAAGCGATCGTACGGCTGGCGGAAGCGGCCCAAGCACGCTATGGCTTTCAGGATTTCAAGCTCAAGGGCGGCGTACTGCGCGGCGAAGAAGAGGTCGAGGCAATCCGGGCGCTACACGAGCGATTTCCGCAAGCGCGCTGCACCTTGGATCCAAACGGCGGCTGGCTCCTGAAAGATGCCGTGCGCCTGACTCGCGACCTGCATGGGGTGCTGGCCTACGCCGAAGATCCTTGCGGTGCGGAAGGTGTGTTCTCGGGCCGCGAGGTCATGGCGGAGTTCCGCCGCGCCACCGGCCTGCCCACGGCCACCAATATGGTGGCCACCGACTGGCGTGAAATGGCGCATGCCTTGTCCCTGCAGTCGATCGACATTCCCTTGGCCGATCCACATTTCTGGACGATGTCAGGCTCGGTCAGAGTCGCCCAAACTTGTCAGGCTTTCGGTTTGACCTGGGGCTCGCATTCCAACAACCATTTTGATGTGTCCCTGGCCATGTTCACCCACGTCGGCGCGGCCGCACCGGGGCGCGTCACGGCCATCGATACGCACTGGATCTGGCAGGATGGTCAGCGTCTGACCAAAGAACCGCTGCAGATCGTGGATGGCTATGTACAGGTTCCGCAAAAGCCCGGCTTGGGTGTGGAGCTGGATATGGCCGAAGTCGAGAAGGCGCATCAACTGTATTTGCAGCACGGGCTGGGCGCCCGCGATGATGCGATGGCCATGCAATATTTGGTTCCCGGCTGGACTTTCGATGCCAAGCGGCCTTGCCTGGTGCAATAA
- a CDS encoding LacI family DNA-binding transcriptional regulator, giving the protein MSEKDTTKRSRRSSGAITLREVARLAGVSPITASRVMNTPDQVAQETRQKVLDTVQRTGYVPNRMAGGLASSRSRLIAAVVPSTVMSVFMETIESLNSTLFDAGYQLMLGQTDYSSHREELLLEAIIGRRPDGIFLTGIMPPGKDRTRLLASGIPIVETWDLTPKPIDMLVGFSHLEIGHEVAHFFIRKGRRRLGIVQANDERANRRSRAFTEVAAQSGLADVTIVDVGASRSIKSGREALGKMLAETPDVDAIFCSSDLLALGVMTEARTRQIAIPERIAIMGFGDVAIVADMVPALSTVHINGGNIGKLAARCLIDRADDQAVDQRIIDVGFSIIERETTD; this is encoded by the coding sequence ATGAGCGAAAAAGATACAACAAAGCGAAGCAGGCGCAGCAGCGGCGCCATCACGCTCAGGGAAGTGGCTCGATTGGCGGGCGTGTCCCCCATTACTGCATCCCGGGTGATGAATACCCCTGATCAAGTTGCGCAGGAAACCCGGCAAAAAGTGCTGGACACCGTTCAACGTACTGGCTATGTACCTAACAGAATGGCGGGTGGGCTGGCTTCATCGCGCAGTCGCCTGATTGCAGCGGTGGTGCCCAGCACGGTCATGTCGGTATTCATGGAAACCATCGAGTCCTTGAACAGCACCCTGTTCGACGCGGGCTACCAATTGATGTTGGGGCAAACTGACTACTCCTCCCATCGCGAAGAGTTGCTGCTTGAAGCCATCATCGGCCGGCGACCCGATGGGATCTTCCTGACGGGTATCATGCCGCCGGGCAAAGACCGAACCCGCTTATTGGCGTCAGGCATACCCATTGTGGAAACCTGGGATCTCACCCCCAAGCCCATCGACATGCTGGTTGGGTTCTCGCATCTGGAAATTGGACACGAGGTGGCCCATTTCTTCATCAGAAAAGGCCGGCGACGCCTGGGTATAGTGCAGGCCAACGACGAGCGGGCCAACCGGCGTTCACGCGCATTCACCGAAGTCGCTGCGCAAAGCGGGCTGGCCGATGTCACCATCGTGGATGTGGGTGCTTCCCGCTCCATCAAAAGTGGCCGTGAGGCGCTGGGAAAAATGTTGGCCGAGACACCCGATGTGGATGCCATTTTTTGTAGTTCCGACCTCCTCGCTCTGGGCGTAATGACCGAGGCACGGACACGCCAAATTGCCATACCCGAGCGTATTGCCATCATGGGATTCGGTGATGTGGCGATTGTGGCGGATATGGTTCCCGCTCTGAGCACTGTGCATATCAATGGGGGCAATATAGGTAAGCTGGCAGCCCGCTGCCTGATCGACAGGGCCGACGACCAAGCTGTCGATCAACGCATCATCGACGTAGGTTTTTCCATTATCGAACGCGAAACCACAGACTAG